A single window of Rhizobium sp. SL42 DNA harbors:
- a CDS encoding polyprenyl synthetase family protein: MTRPDTPFETRLLALAEQVEATLSELLDARTRDGEIARPGRLIEAMHYGVLNGGKRLRPFLVMESARLFGGDEKTALRVGCALECLHSYSLVHDDLPAMDDDDLRRGKPTVHIAYDYATAILAGDGLLTYAFDIIAAPETELPDSAKIALVLELARAAGIGGMAGGQALDLDAEKTPPDEAGIILLQSMKTGALLRFACEAGAIIAGRPNADRTRIRRFGEVIGRAFQLADDLLDLTSDAATLGKAAGKDAAKGKGTLVALKGKDWAETELVRLVDEAHEILAPFGSAADPLAEAARFIAQRKN, encoded by the coding sequence ATGACCCGCCCGGACACTCCCTTCGAAACACGCCTCCTCGCCCTGGCCGAACAGGTCGAGGCGACGTTGTCGGAACTTCTCGACGCCAGAACGCGAGATGGCGAGATCGCTCGTCCCGGCCGTTTGATCGAGGCCATGCACTATGGCGTGCTGAACGGCGGCAAGCGGCTTCGACCCTTCCTGGTCATGGAAAGCGCCCGGCTGTTCGGCGGCGATGAAAAAACGGCGTTGCGCGTCGGCTGCGCGCTGGAATGTCTGCACAGCTACTCCCTCGTCCATGACGATCTTCCGGCCATGGACGACGACGATCTGCGCCGTGGCAAGCCCACCGTGCACATCGCCTATGATTACGCGACAGCGATCCTTGCCGGCGATGGCCTGCTGACCTATGCCTTCGACATCATCGCGGCACCGGAGACGGAATTGCCCGACAGCGCCAAGATCGCACTCGTGCTGGAGCTTGCCCGCGCGGCCGGCATTGGTGGTATGGCGGGCGGCCAGGCGTTGGATCTTGACGCCGAGAAGACCCCGCCGGACGAGGCTGGCATCATCCTGCTGCAGTCGATGAAGACCGGCGCCCTGCTACGCTTTGCCTGCGAGGCAGGCGCAATCATCGCCGGCAGGCCCAACGCCGACCGCACCCGCATTCGCCGCTTTGGCGAAGTCATCGGCCGCGCCTTCCAGCTGGCCGACGACCTCCTCGACCTGACCTCCGACGCAGCGACGCTCGGCAAGGCAGCCGGCAAGGACGCCGCCAAGGGCAAGGGCACGCTGGTTGCCCTGAAGGGCAAGGATTGGGCTGAGACAGAACTGGTGCGCCTGGTCGACGAGGCCCACGAAATTCTCGCCCCCTTCGGCAGCGCCGCCGACCCCCTGGCCGAGGCGGCCCGCTTCATTGCACAGAGAAAGAACTGA
- a CDS encoding glutathione S-transferase family protein, with translation MSELILYIANKNYSSWSFRPWIAMTAAGVPFREELVRFGEGATNPKFREISPTGRVPVLHHGGLRIWESLAIIEYVAELYPQAGLWPSDAGHRAMARSISMEMLSGFRALRSACPMNMRRPVRAIALPEGVDVDVRRIEQIWREMRALSGGPFLFGAFSAADAMFAPVVNRFASYDLVRDGDTLDYMAAMRSHPAWLAWEQAALAESWIVPEDEA, from the coding sequence ATGTCTGAGTTGATCCTCTATATCGCCAACAAGAATTATTCGTCCTGGTCGTTCCGGCCGTGGATCGCCATGACCGCCGCCGGAGTACCGTTCCGGGAAGAGTTGGTCCGGTTCGGCGAGGGGGCCACCAATCCGAAGTTTCGCGAGATCTCGCCCACGGGCCGGGTGCCGGTGCTGCATCATGGCGGGCTCAGGATCTGGGAATCGCTGGCGATCATCGAATATGTGGCGGAGCTTTACCCGCAGGCCGGGCTCTGGCCGTCCGATGCCGGGCATCGGGCGATGGCGCGGTCGATCTCGATGGAAATGTTGTCCGGCTTCCGGGCGCTGAGGAGCGCCTGCCCGATGAATATGCGCCGGCCGGTGCGGGCCATCGCCCTGCCCGAAGGCGTGGATGTCGATGTGCGGCGGATCGAGCAGATCTGGCGCGAAATGCGCGCCCTGTCGGGCGGCCCCTTCCTGTTCGGGGCGTTCAGCGCGGCCGACGCGATGTTTGCGCCGGTGGTCAATCGCTTTGCTTCCTATGATCTTGTCCGCGATGGCGATACGCTCGACTATATGGCGGCGATGCGTTCGCATCCGGCCTGGCTTGCCTGGGAACAGGCGGCATTGGCCGAAAGCTGGATCGTTCCGGAAGACGAAGCCTGA
- the rpmF gene encoding 50S ribosomal protein L32 yields MAVPKRKTSPSKRGMRRSADGLKAPTYVEDKNSGELRRPHHIDLKTGMYRGRQVLTPKESA; encoded by the coding sequence ATGGCTGTACCTAAAAGAAAAACAAGCCCGTCCAAGCGCGGTATGCGCCGCTCTGCAGACGGTTTGAAGGCCCCGACCTATGTCGAGGACAAGAACTCTGGCGAACTGCGCCGTCCACATCATATCGATCTGAAGACCGGTATGTATCGCGGCCGCCAGGTCCTGACGCCGAAGGAAAGCGCATAA
- a CDS encoding LysE family translocator has product MNDILQHLPQILSAYLVYLVAVISPGPATMAIASASIGQGRSRGIATAAGIFAGSATWATAASLGLAALLTHYAQSLVILRIAGGLYMLYLAWRAFRSATTAAEPAQWTAGSRQSLKRNFLLGYAVHLTNPKAIFGWLAIISLGLPPHASASAVALIVGGCLATGFSVFMGYALLFSTPRALQIYRRARRAIDGTLGVLFAAAGTKLLLAR; this is encoded by the coding sequence ATGAACGATATCCTGCAACACCTGCCGCAGATCCTCTCGGCCTATCTCGTCTACCTGGTTGCCGTCATCAGCCCCGGTCCTGCGACCATGGCGATCGCATCCGCATCCATCGGCCAGGGTCGCAGCCGCGGCATCGCCACGGCGGCCGGCATCTTTGCCGGTTCGGCAACCTGGGCGACGGCCGCGTCGCTCGGCCTTGCCGCCCTGCTCACGCACTACGCCCAGTCGCTGGTCATCCTCCGGATCGCAGGCGGGCTGTACATGCTCTATCTGGCATGGCGCGCCTTCCGTTCGGCAACAACCGCCGCGGAACCCGCCCAATGGACGGCTGGCAGCCGCCAGAGCCTGAAGCGCAATTTTCTCCTCGGCTATGCCGTTCACCTGACCAACCCGAAGGCGATCTTTGGCTGGCTCGCGATCATCTCGCTCGGTTTGCCACCACATGCCTCGGCATCTGCAGTCGCCCTGATCGTCGGCGGCTGCCTGGCAACGGGCTTCAGCGTCTTCATGGGCTATGCGCTGCTATTCTCCACGCCCAGGGCCCTGCAGATCTACAGGAGGGCCCGCCGCGCGATCGACGGCACGCTTGGCGTGCTCTTCGCGGCAGCCGGCACAAAGCTTCTCCTGGCCCGCTGA
- a CDS encoding beta-ketoacyl-ACP reductase produces the protein MSRVALVTGGTRGIGAAISVALKAAGYKVAANYAGNDEKAKAFEAETGIPVFKWDVSVYQSCVDGIAAVEAALGPVEVLVNNAGITRDAMFHKMTPDQWSEVMNTNLTGLFNMTHPVWNGMRDRSFGRVINISSINGQKGQMGQANYSAAKAGDLGFTKSLAQEGAAKGITVNAICPGYIGTEMVRAIPEKVLNERIIPQIPVGRLGEPEEIARCVVFLASDDAGFITGSTLSANGGQFFV, from the coding sequence ATGAGCAGAGTTGCATTGGTAACGGGCGGCACGCGCGGCATCGGCGCGGCCATATCCGTCGCACTCAAGGCTGCGGGCTACAAGGTGGCGGCAAACTATGCCGGCAATGACGAGAAGGCCAAAGCCTTCGAGGCCGAAACGGGCATTCCGGTGTTCAAATGGGATGTCTCCGTCTACCAGTCCTGCGTGGATGGCATCGCAGCCGTCGAAGCCGCGCTTGGTCCAGTCGAGGTCCTGGTCAACAATGCGGGCATTACCCGCGATGCGATGTTTCACAAGATGACGCCGGACCAGTGGAGCGAGGTGATGAACACCAATCTCACCGGACTGTTCAACATGACGCATCCGGTGTGGAACGGCATGCGCGACCGCAGTTTCGGCCGTGTCATCAATATTTCTTCGATCAACGGTCAGAAGGGGCAGATGGGGCAGGCCAATTATTCGGCAGCAAAGGCCGGTGATCTTGGCTTTACCAAGTCTCTCGCACAGGAAGGGGCTGCCAAGGGCATCACCGTCAACGCGATCTGCCCCGGTTACATCGGAACCGAAATGGTGCGGGCCATACCTGAAAAGGTTCTCAACGAGCGGATCATTCCGCAGATCCCGGTTGGTCGCCTGGGCGAACCGGAGGAAATTGCCCGTTGCGTGGTGTTTCTGGCTTCCGACGATGCGGGTTTCATCACGGGTTCGACCCTCTCGGCGAATGGCGGGCAGTTCTTCGTGTGA
- a CDS encoding glycine zipper domain-containing protein yields MKKTLLALALIAPLASCTATERGASIGAASGAVIGGVATGNVRGAAVGAAVGGVAGALIGNSQERAGYCVYRDRYGRTYEARCR; encoded by the coding sequence ATGAAAAAGACCCTTCTTGCACTGGCATTGATTGCTCCGCTTGCATCTTGCACCGCAACCGAACGTGGCGCCTCGATCGGCGCGGCATCGGGCGCCGTGATCGGTGGCGTGGCCACCGGCAACGTTCGTGGCGCAGCGGTTGGCGCGGCCGTCGGTGGTGTTGCCGGTGCCCTGATCGGCAACTCGCAGGAACGCGCTGGTTACTGCGTCTATCGCGACCGTTATGGCCGGACCTACGAGGCGCGCTGCCGCTAA
- a CDS encoding DUF3309 family protein — translation MSTILVVILILLLIGALPNWGHSRSWGYGPSGGLGLVLLILIILMLMGRI, via the coding sequence ATGAGTACCATTCTTGTCGTCATTCTAATTCTTCTGCTGATCGGCGCTCTGCCGAACTGGGGTCATAGTCGCAGCTGGGGTTACGGCCCGTCCGGCGGCTTGGGACTGGTACTTCTCATCCTCATCATCCTGATGCTGATGGGCCGAATCTAA
- the phaR gene encoding polyhydroxyalkanoate synthesis repressor PhaR, which yields MAKADGDIVIKKYANRRLYNTGTSTYVTLEDLAKMVKKGEDFVVQDAKSGDDITHSVLTQIIFEQESKTGNTLLPISFLRQLISYYGDQMQMVVPSFLEHSMTAFTEQQTQMREQMTRAFGDHPMSKNLQMPIQLMEEQVKRNTEMFQQAMQMFSPFVAGQQPAKETRKAEAKDIDELKEQLRSLQNKLDSL from the coding sequence ATGGCCAAAGCCGATGGCGATATCGTGATCAAGAAATACGCCAATCGACGCCTCTACAACACCGGCACGAGCACCTATGTGACACTTGAGGACCTGGCCAAGATGGTCAAGAAGGGCGAGGATTTCGTCGTGCAGGATGCCAAGTCCGGCGATGACATCACCCACTCTGTCCTGACCCAGATCATTTTCGAGCAGGAATCCAAGACCGGCAATACGCTTCTGCCAATCTCCTTCTTGCGCCAGCTGATCAGCTACTATGGCGATCAGATGCAGATGGTCGTCCCGAGCTTCCTCGAGCATTCGATGACCGCCTTCACAGAGCAGCAGACGCAGATGCGCGAACAGATGACACGCGCTTTCGGCGACCATCCGATGTCGAAGAACCTGCAGATGCCGATCCAGCTGATGGAAGAACAGGTCAAGCGCAACACCGAGATGTTCCAGCAGGCGATGCAGATGTTTTCGCCCTTTGTCGCCGGTCAGCAGCCAGCGAAGGAAACGCGCAAGGCTGAGGCCAAGGATATCGATGAGCTCAAGGAACAGCTCCGATCCCTTCAAAACAAGCTCGATAGTCTCTGA
- the hisC gene encoding histidinol-phosphate transaminase has protein sequence MSRFWSRAVHDLEPYVAGEQPKIPGLIKLNTNENPFGPSPSVIEAIKAAAGDNLRLYPDPSSVKLRQSIAAYNRVEIDQVFVGNGSDEVLAFTFAALLKHDLPLLYPDITYSFYKTYARLFDITVEEVPLVEGLAVRIEDFDRPCGAVILANPNAPTGIALPLADIVRLVESHRDQVVVIDEAYVDFGAESAATLVSRYDNLLVVQTFSKSRSLAGLRVGFAIGQRPLIEALERMKDSFNSYPLDAIAQAAATAAIEDANWFEGTRDKIVINRTHLAAELETRGFEVLPSKTNFLFARHPAHHGIDLARALRERAILVRHFNKPRIADFLRITIGTEQECHQFLTAIDQII, from the coding sequence ATGAGCCGTTTCTGGTCCCGCGCCGTTCATGACCTCGAGCCCTATGTGGCTGGCGAACAGCCGAAAATCCCCGGCCTGATCAAGCTCAACACCAATGAGAACCCGTTCGGACCCTCGCCAAGCGTGATCGAGGCGATCAAGGCCGCGGCTGGCGACAATCTGCGGCTCTATCCCGATCCGAGTTCCGTGAAATTGCGCCAGTCGATTGCGGCCTATAATCGGGTTGAGATCGATCAGGTCTTCGTCGGCAACGGGTCCGACGAAGTGCTGGCCTTCACCTTCGCCGCCCTTCTCAAGCATGATCTGCCGCTGCTCTATCCCGATATCACCTACAGCTTCTACAAGACCTATGCCCGCCTCTTCGACATCACCGTCGAGGAAGTGCCTCTTGTCGAAGGCCTCGCTGTGCGGATCGAGGATTTCGATCGCCCCTGCGGTGCGGTCATCCTGGCCAATCCAAATGCGCCGACCGGCATTGCATTGCCACTGGCAGATATCGTGCGGCTCGTGGAAAGCCATCGCGACCAGGTCGTGGTGATCGATGAGGCCTATGTCGATTTCGGCGCCGAGAGTGCAGCTACGTTGGTCAGCAGATACGACAACCTTCTGGTCGTGCAGACCTTCTCCAAGTCTCGCTCTCTGGCCGGCCTGCGCGTCGGCTTCGCCATCGGTCAGCGCCCGCTGATCGAGGCACTGGAGCGCATGAAGGACAGCTTCAATTCCTACCCCCTCGATGCCATCGCCCAGGCAGCGGCAACGGCCGCTATCGAGGATGCGAACTGGTTTGAGGGAACGCGCGACAAGATCGTCATCAATCGCACACATCTCGCCGCCGAGTTGGAAACGCGCGGTTTCGAGGTATTGCCGTCAAAGACCAATTTCCTCTTTGCCCGCCATCCGGCACACCATGGCATCGATCTGGCCAGGGCTCTGCGCGAACGCGCGATCCTTGTACGCCATTTCAACAAGCCCCGGATTGCTGACTTCCTGCGCATCACCATCGGCACCGAGCAGGAATGCCATCAGTTTTTGACCGCGATCGATCAAATCATCTGA
- the mtgA gene encoding monofunctional biosynthetic peptidoglycan transglycosylase: MPRLIRRVLIALLVFLVAPYVLILVYRVDFIRPVSTLMLADLVTFQGYDRRWVDFEDISPNLVRAVMMSEDGQYCAHGGVDWKQMRGVVDDALAGEATRGASTIPMQTSKNLFLWNSRSFVRKVLEIPLAMVSDFIWPKQRMMEIYLNIAEWGPGIYGIEAAAQYHFKTSAAKLSPRQSSLLAVALPNPMDRVASKPGNGMKRLASLIDRRAKRSGAYITCLYD; this comes from the coding sequence ATACCGCGTTTGATCCGCAGGGTACTGATCGCGCTGCTCGTGTTTCTGGTGGCGCCATATGTCCTGATCCTGGTCTACCGTGTCGATTTCATCCGGCCGGTATCGACATTGATGCTCGCCGATCTCGTGACCTTCCAGGGCTATGACCGCCGCTGGGTGGATTTCGAGGATATTTCGCCCAACCTGGTTCGGGCGGTGATGATGTCCGAAGATGGCCAGTACTGCGCCCATGGCGGGGTGGACTGGAAGCAGATGCGCGGTGTCGTCGACGACGCACTGGCCGGTGAAGCGACGCGTGGCGCGAGCACCATCCCGATGCAGACATCAAAGAACCTGTTTCTCTGGAACAGCCGGTCCTTCGTGCGGAAAGTGCTGGAGATCCCGCTGGCGATGGTTTCCGATTTCATCTGGCCCAAGCAGCGAATGATGGAGATCTATCTCAATATCGCCGAATGGGGTCCCGGAATCTACGGGATCGAGGCGGCGGCTCAGTATCATTTCAAGACCTCTGCCGCCAAGCTCAGCCCGCGCCAGTCGTCGCTGCTCGCCGTGGCATTGCCCAATCCGATGGACCGGGTGGCGAGCAAGCCCGGCAATGGCATGAAGCGGCTCGCGTCCCTGATCGATCGTCGCGCCAAGCGCTCGGGCGCATATATCACCTGCCTTTATGACTGA
- a CDS encoding acetyl-CoA C-acetyltransferase, whose translation MSSPSIVIASAARTAVGSFNGAFATVSAHDLGAVAIKGVLERAGVEAAEVDEVILGQILTAGQGQNPARQAAMKAGIPQEATAWGLNQLCGSGLRAVALGMQQIATGDAKIIIAGGQESMSMAPHCAHLRGGTKMGDLKMVDTMIKDGLTDAFYGYHMGTTAENVARQWQLSRDEQDAFALGSQNKAEAAQVAGRFKDEIVPVVVPGRKGDVTVDADEYIRIGATMESMTKLKPAFDKEGTVTAGNASGLNDGAAAALLMTEAEASRRGIAPLARIVSWATAGVDPRIMGTGPIPASRKALERAGWKVTDLDLIEANEAFAAQACAVNKDLGWDTSIVNVNGGAIAIGHPVGASGARILNTLLFEMKRRGAKKGLATLCIGGGMGVAMCLEAF comes from the coding sequence ATGAGCAGCCCATCCATCGTGATCGCCAGCGCGGCCAGAACTGCGGTCGGTTCCTTCAACGGTGCTTTTGCCACCGTTTCAGCCCATGATCTGGGCGCGGTCGCCATCAAGGGCGTGCTTGAGCGTGCCGGTGTCGAGGCGGCGGAAGTCGATGAAGTCATTCTCGGCCAGATCCTGACCGCCGGCCAGGGGCAGAATCCGGCCCGCCAGGCGGCCATGAAGGCGGGCATTCCCCAGGAAGCAACGGCCTGGGGGCTGAACCAGCTTTGCGGTTCGGGTCTCCGCGCCGTGGCGCTAGGCATGCAGCAGATTGCAACCGGTGATGCCAAGATCATCATTGCCGGTGGCCAGGAATCGATGTCGATGGCACCGCATTGCGCGCATCTGCGCGGCGGTACCAAGATGGGCGACCTGAAGATGGTCGATACCATGATCAAGGACGGCCTGACCGACGCGTTCTACGGTTATCACATGGGCACCACCGCCGAGAATGTTGCCCGCCAGTGGCAGCTTTCGCGCGACGAGCAGGATGCATTTGCGCTTGGCTCTCAGAACAAGGCCGAGGCGGCCCAGGTCGCCGGCCGGTTCAAGGATGAAATCGTGCCTGTGGTCGTACCTGGGCGCAAGGGCGACGTGACCGTCGACGCCGACGAATACATCCGTATTGGCGCGACGATGGAAAGCATGACCAAGCTGAAACCCGCCTTCGACAAGGAAGGCACCGTGACGGCCGGCAACGCTTCCGGCCTCAATGATGGCGCAGCCGCCGCTTTGCTGATGACGGAGGCGGAGGCATCGCGCCGCGGGATTGCACCGCTCGCAAGGATCGTGTCCTGGGCCACGGCCGGGGTCGATCCGCGGATCATGGGCACGGGCCCTATCCCTGCGTCGCGCAAGGCGCTGGAGCGTGCCGGCTGGAAAGTCACCGATCTCGATCTCATCGAAGCCAATGAGGCCTTTGCCGCGCAGGCCTGCGCGGTTAACAAGGATCTCGGCTGGGACACGTCGATCGTCAACGTCAACGGCGGTGCGATCGCGATCGGCCATCCGGTTGGCGCGTCGGGTGCACGCATCCTCAACACGCTTTTGTTCGAGATGAAGCGCCGCGGCGCCAAGAAGGGTCTTGCAACCCTCTGCATCGGCGGCGGCATGGGTGTCGCCATGTGCCTCGAAGCTTTCTGA